A genomic window from Gossypium hirsutum isolate 1008001.06 chromosome D10, Gossypium_hirsutum_v2.1, whole genome shotgun sequence includes:
- the LOC121222020 gene encoding uncharacterized protein has product MNSDEKWRYVTYRWGSQEKTVNINPIMLRFRPIAPKPVIGESGSGGVQFGNKNLLLCKPRAKRKYVRVRKNNIKRKKRSSSSSPSDHEESSKKTEKVVTLQLLPEKTEAIGSINDENGVVLEENNQDLPSLFNLNNSRWINRIAPLEEPDRKAVMSQTERATVVESWVTVECVTETCMDGRELGSTDVEKMKNLEADTCPGFISDGLNRVQWVNGAYKRMLMAGEGHEGGCRRR; this is encoded by the coding sequence ATGAACAGTGATGAAAAATGGAGGTATGTTACCTACAGATGGGGTTCGCAAGAGAAGACGGTGAACATCAATCCGATAATGCTAAGATTCCGTCCAATCGCTCCGAAACCGGTGATCGGAGAGTCTGGTTCCGGTGGGGTTCAGTTTGGTAACAAAAACTTGTTGCTTTGTAAGCCAAGAGCTAAAAGAAAATACGTTAGGGTTCGAAAGAATAATATCAAGAGAAAGAAaagatcatcatcatcatcaccatcagaTCATGAAGAATCTTCAAAAAAAACTGAAAAGGTTGTTACTTTGCAGTTATTACCAGAGAAAACTGAAGCAATTGGATCAATTAACGATGAAAACGGTGTAGTTTTGGAGGAAAATAATCAAGATCTACCTTCGTTGTTTAACTTGAACAACAGCCGTTGGATTAATCGTATCGCTCCTTTGGAGGAGCCTGATCGGAAGGCGGTGATGAGTCAAACGGAAAGGGCAACGGTGGTTGAGTCGTGGGTTACGGTGGAGTGCGTGACGGAGACTTGCATGGATGGGAGAGAGCTAGGAAGTACTGACGTCGAAAAGATGAAGAATCTTGAGGCCGACACGTGTCCAGGGTTTATATCCGACGGTTTAAATAGGGTTCAGTGGGTTAACGGGGCATATAAGAGGATGTTGATGGCGGGGGAAGGGCATGAGGGTGGTTGCCGCCGGAGATAA
- the LOC107915317 gene encoding uncharacterized protein, with product MAVMGLPNPGRMTVVESWVMVESVTETCIEEEEMEKCTDQEKMKNLVKDTCPGFVSDGLNRVFWVNQAYRNMVGLDQDGEQERAATAVGLVLKDGLTFPCGAFSCRVWLRYVDGKGKNYSKTVPCDVWKLSSGGFAWRLDVNAALSLGL from the coding sequence ATGGCGGTGATGGGGTTACCCAACCCGGGGAGGATGACGGTGGTGGAGTCGTGGGTGATGGTGGAGAGCGTGACGGAAACTTGCATTGAAGAGGAGGAGATGGAGAAGTGTACGGACCAGGAGAAAATGAAGAATCTCGTGAAGGACACGTGTCCCGGGTTTGTATCAGACGGGCTGAACCGGGTTTTCTGGGTGAACCAAGCGTATAGAAATATGGTAGGCTTGGACCAGGACGGGGAGCAAGAACGGGCCGCAACCGCCGTGGGGTTGGTGTTGAAAGACGGGCTCACCTTTCCCTGCGGTGCATTTTCGTGCCGCGTATGGTTGCGTTACGTGGATGGGAAGGGTAAGAATTACTCGAAAACGGTTCCCTGCGACGTTTGGAAGCTGAGCTCCGGCGGATTTGCATGGCGGCTGGACGTCAACGCTGCTCTCAGCTTGGGACTCTAG
- the LOC107914211 gene encoding 39S ribosomal protein L54, mitochondrial, with product MALTRSGSWRSVIVAKEAIAFGQRTFAAAAGKSKKGSKGAASDAPKASILSKEVKSTTVVGANILKDGTDPKIMPDSEYPDWLWHLLDKRPALSELRRKNIETLPYEDLKRFVKLDNRALIKENNSIKAKN from the coding sequence ATGGCATTAACTCGAAGTGGATCATGGAGAAGTGTCATTGTTGCCAAGGAGGCAATTGCTTTTGGACAACGAACATTTGCTGCTGCGGCTGGCAAATCCAAGAAGGGCTCTAAAGGGGCAGCCAGCGATGCGCCAAAAGCATCAATACTCAGCAAAGAAGTCAAGTCCACAACAGTGGTTGGTGCAAATATACTCAAGGATGGAACTGATCCGAAGATCATGCCTGATTCTGAGTACCCTGATTGGCTATGGCATCTGCTCGACAAACGTCCGGCATTGAGCGAGCTAAGGAGGAAAAACATCGAAACACTGCCATATGAAGATCTTAAACGGTTTGTCAAGTTGGACAATCGAGCTTTGATAAAAGAAAACAATTCAATCAAAGCCAAAAACTAA
- the LOC121222021 gene encoding uncharacterized protein, whose translation MEGGNHWSMVKCSGGVYDKTIINRIMLKFRPIAPKPVNGDSDSCESILNSKNLDVTSKRKKRKYVRVCEKNNTRKKRILDRAREDNDGNKGFVTLQLMPEKADLNKPIVVERSWDVVDDDDLDSGPSFRS comes from the coding sequence ATGGAGGGTGGGAATCATTGGAGCATGGTAAAATGCTCCGGGGGTGTATACGATAAGACAATAATCAATCGGATAATGCTCAAATTCAGGCCGATTGCTCCAAAACCGGTGAACGGAGATTCGGATTCCTGTGAGTCTATCCTTAATAGCAAGAACTTGGATGTTACTAGcaagagaaagaagagaaagtaCGTTAGGGTTTGCGAGAAAAATAATACTAGGAAGAAACGAATCTTGGATAGAGCTAGAGAAGATAACGATGGAAACAAGGGTTTCGTTACTCTACAGTTGATGCCGGAGAAAGCTGATCTAAATAAACCAATCGTTGTTGAAAGATCATGGGatgttgttgatgatgatgatctGGATTCTGGACCCAGCTTTAGGTCGTGa